One genomic region from Sulfurimonas sp. encodes:
- a CDS encoding IS3 family transposase, translating to MNAKRKSYSANFKAKVVLEVLEGEKTVNEIASGYEVLPLSLRNWKKQFLENMSLAFDKSTVVKEYKDEIDTLKYEKDAIAKKLGETIVEKDFLVEKLKSLASSKERKTLLDAKHKLSQNKQCQLLQVSKSSLYYTPTKPFSRGKDLKILDAINNIYSDFPSYGSRRIHAQLLRDGYSIGKKFVKKAMKYMGIEALYPKPKTTTANKEHYKYPYLLKDFRDYAGRVVIEKTNQVWSTDITYIKLEKGFVYLAAIIDWHSKKILSWKLSNTMDISLVKSVLNEALAFYPKPEIFNTDQGSQYTSKVHVDILKKHNIKISMDGKGRATDNICIERFWRSIKYEEIYLNEYKNIKSLNRAIKIYMNSYNKKRLHSAIGYKTPNEVYYKAVNNLDPKGAKLLPLVS from the coding sequence ATGAATGCAAAAAGAAAAAGTTATAGTGCAAATTTTAAAGCAAAAGTAGTACTGGAAGTTTTAGAGGGTGAAAAAACTGTTAATGAAATAGCTAGTGGATATGAAGTCCTACCTCTAAGTTTAAGAAATTGGAAAAAACAGTTTCTTGAGAATATGTCATTAGCATTTGATAAAAGTACTGTTGTAAAAGAATACAAAGATGAAATTGATACTCTTAAATATGAAAAAGATGCAATTGCAAAAAAACTTGGAGAGACAATTGTTGAGAAGGATTTTCTTGTGGAAAAGCTAAAAAGCTTGGCCTCATCTAAAGAGAGAAAAACTCTACTTGATGCTAAGCATAAATTATCACAGAATAAGCAGTGTCAATTGCTACAGGTAAGTAAGTCGAGTTTGTACTATACTCCAACTAAACCGTTTAGTAGAGGTAAAGACTTGAAAATATTAGATGCTATAAATAATATATATTCAGACTTTCCATCATATGGAAGTAGAAGAATTCATGCTCAACTTTTAAGAGATGGGTATAGCATAGGGAAAAAGTTCGTTAAGAAAGCTATGAAGTATATGGGTATAGAAGCCTTGTATCCTAAGCCTAAGACCACTACAGCAAACAAAGAACATTATAAGTATCCATATCTCCTAAAAGATTTTAGAGATTATGCTGGACGTGTTGTAATTGAAAAAACTAATCAAGTCTGGAGTACAGATATTACTTATATCAAACTGGAAAAAGGCTTTGTATATTTAGCCGCAATAATAGATTGGCATAGTAAAAAAATACTCTCATGGAAACTTTCTAACACAATGGATATTTCCTTAGTTAAAAGTGTGTTAAATGAAGCACTCGCATTTTATCCTAAACCAGAGATATTTAACACAGACCAGGGAAGTCAATATACTTCAAAAGTTCATGTTGATATTCTCAAAAAACACAACATTAAAATTTCAATGGATGGAAAAGGTAGAGCTACTGATAATATTTGCATCGAAAGATTCTGGCGAAGTATTAAGTATGAAGAAATTTATCTGAATGAATATAAGAATATAAAATCTCTCAATCGAGCAATAAAAATATATATGAACTCTTACAACAAAAAAAGATTACATTCGGCGATTGGATATAAAACTCCAAATGAAGTTTATTATAAAGCTGTCAATAATTTAGATCCTAAAGGAGCAAAACTGTTACCACTGGTATCGTAA
- a CDS encoding hemagglutinin repeat-containing protein, with translation MKKGTIIVDNSETTNEQATQTNSNLQANNININTKEKTSIKGAEVKAKDSLVINTKNLEVASVQDTAKTRSHSIGVSAGYGGGSLSSLGANQSKANSRSKQTILTSLTGNKVDITTAKNTKLKGATIAALDAQGNDNGNLNLKTETLTASSLNNTYNSKSMSIGIQSGVTTSNSKNINKGIEGGTTEIDGVSTIALDYSNNRTNSKTKTLATLGSGNIQIANKEDSDTKMLNRDASNNEVDIYNISSHKGLKGELDTRLLTKDGLNSIKEDLEKTKRTGQSLADVATKDEFELKDTVQHLDEVLKDLEIQKQFALQNDGKGIETLKGEGSTIEQKQEAIKQYAKIYADTYGINIEEANIIATNKFVKASQYSSDGKKSTIDINDNAQRNATDYAKTMGHEVTHARISQGTTRDRGTEKLNEAYADTMGSYSADGMEFSSSTYNSINLNSKLNTNKHVQTAKDKKLLSSNNAKFIKRVITDSNNVEFSTLSIGDYDRFQKNNERNIERLETLTKQGKSDSQEALKLVNTIKKDTKELIHYGVTREEVANNIQNFNNKIDDGNLEFLEVVTAVGGTTVISKKIIKEVHKLDLEVGIKVDNLIKNKVIPVIKNGYYKISNKFLENPTKYTKGGLDAVESYLPGVPSASKVGYGTLLGSKIYDKTIEVLNSENENEK, from the coding sequence TTGAAAAAGGGAACCATTATAGTAGATAACTCAGAGACTACAAATGAACAAGCAACTCAAACAAACTCAAACCTTCAAGCAAATAACATAAATATAAACACTAAAGAAAAAACAAGCATAAAAGGTGCCGAGGTAAAAGCAAAAGACTCTCTAGTTATAAACACTAAAAACCTAGAGGTAGCATCTGTACAAGACACAGCTAAAACAAGAAGTCACTCTATAGGAGTAAGTGCAGGATATGGAGGAGGAAGTCTAAGTAGCTTAGGAGCAAACCAAAGTAAAGCTAACTCTAGATCTAAACAGACAATACTTACAAGCTTAACAGGAAACAAGGTAGATATAACTACAGCAAAAAACACTAAACTAAAAGGTGCAACTATAGCAGCACTAGATGCACAAGGAAATGACAACGGTAACTTAAACCTAAAAACAGAAACTCTAACAGCATCTAGCCTTAATAACACATACAACTCTAAAAGTATGTCTATAGGAATACAATCAGGAGTAACAACAAGTAATTCTAAAAATATAAACAAAGGTATAGAAGGTGGAACAACAGAGATAGATGGAGTAAGTACAATAGCACTAGACTACTCAAACAACAGAACCAACTCAAAAACAAAAACACTTGCAACTCTAGGAAGTGGAAATATACAAATAGCAAACAAAGAAGATTCTGATACAAAAATGCTAAACAGAGATGCAAGTAACAATGAAGTAGATATTTACAACATCTCTAGTCATAAAGGTCTTAAGGGGGAGTTGGATACTAGGCTTCTTACAAAAGATGGACTAAATAGTATAAAAGAAGACCTAGAAAAAACAAAAAGAACAGGACAATCTTTAGCTGATGTTGCTACTAAAGATGAGTTTGAGTTAAAAGATACAGTTCAGCACTTGGATGAAGTTCTAAAAGACCTTGAGATTCAAAAACAGTTTGCACTTCAAAACGATGGTAAAGGTATAGAAACACTAAAAGGTGAAGGTTCTACAATAGAGCAAAAACAAGAAGCTATAAAACAATACGCAAAAATCTATGCTGATACTTATGGTATAAACATAGAAGAAGCAAATATAATTGCTACCAATAAGTTCGTAAAAGCTTCTCAGTACTCAAGTGATGGTAAAAAATCAACAATAGATATAAATGATAATGCTCAAAGAAATGCAACAGACTACGCAAAAACTATGGGACATGAAGTAACACATGCTAGAATATCTCAAGGTACAACAAGAGATAGAGGAACTGAAAAACTAAATGAAGCATATGCAGATACAATGGGAAGCTATTCTGCTGATGGAATGGAGTTTAGTTCAAGTACATACAACAGTATAAATCTAAACTCAAAACTTAATACAAATAAGCATGTTCAGACGGCTAAGGATAAGAAGTTGTTGAGTAGTAATAATGCTAAGTTTATAAAAAGAGTAATAACTGATTCTAATAATGTTGAGTTTTCTACATTATCAATAGGTGATTATGATAGATTTCAAAAAAATAATGAAAGGAATATAGAGAGATTAGAAACTTTAACTAAACAAGGAAAATCAGACTCTCAAGAAGCTCTAAAGCTAGTAAATACCATTAAAAAAGATACTAAAGAGTTAATACATTATGGAGTAACAAGAGAAGAAGTCGCAAACAATATACAAAATTTTAATAATAAAATTGATGATGGTAATTTAGAGTTTTTAGAGGTTGTGACAGCTGTAGGTGGAACAACAGTTATTAGTAAGAAAATTATCAAAGAAGTACATAAGTTAGATTTAGAAGTTGGAATAAAAGTGGATAATCTAATCAAAAACAAAGTGATTCCTGTTATTAAAAATGGATACTACAAAATTTCCAATAAATTTTTAGAAAACCCAACAAAGTATACTAAAGGTGGGCTTGATGCTGTTGAGAGTTATTTGCCAGGAGTACCATCGGCTAGTAAGGTTGGTTATGGAACTTTACTAGGTAGTAAAATATATGATAAGACAATAGAAGTATTAAATTCAGAGAACGAAAATGAAAAATAG
- a CDS encoding nucleotidyltransferase family protein gives MNTRQEILDFLKLNQLYIKKHYSLTKIGLFGSFARNEQKIDSDIDLLIEIEQDAKNIYDLKKSLSKYLTKAFDRNVDIAREKYLKPYAKNEILKDTIYVY, from the coding sequence ATGAATACAAGACAAGAAATTCTAGATTTTTTAAAATTAAATCAATTATATATTAAAAAACATTATTCTCTTACAAAAATAGGTTTGTTTGGTTCGTTTGCTAGAAATGAGCAAAAAATTGATAGTGATATTGACCTGTTAATAGAGATTGAACAAGACGCAAAAAATATTTATGATTTAAAAAAATCTCTTTCAAAATACCTTACGAAAGCATTTGATAGAAATGTTGATATAGCACGAGAAAAGTACTTAAAACCTTATGCTAAAAATGAAATTTTGAAAGATACTATTTATGTCTATTAA
- a CDS encoding DUF86 domain-containing protein, whose amino-acid sequence MSIKVKFELLSLVEAIEKVELYSQDFSNADDFYHDQKSFDASMMQFVIIGESINRLDKRFKTKHNEIPWQKIKDFRNIIAHDYFGIDADEIWDIIKNKILPLKEKITLLSEEFEPTKW is encoded by the coding sequence ATGTCTATTAAAGTAAAATTTGAACTTTTATCACTTGTTGAAGCTATTGAAAAAGTAGAGTTATATTCTCAGGATTTTTCTAATGCAGATGATTTTTATCATGATCAGAAAAGTTTTGATGCCTCCATGATGCAATTTGTTATTATAGGGGAGTCTATTAACAGACTAGACAAAAGATTTAAGACTAAACATAATGAAATTCCTTGGCAAAAAATAAAAGACTTTAGAAATATAATTGCACATGACTATTTTGGTATAGATGCTGACGAAATATGGGATATTATTAAAAATAAAATATTACCTTTAAAGGAAAAAATAACCCTTCTTAGTGAAGAGTTTGAACCTACTAAATGGTAA